A region of Micropterus dolomieu isolate WLL.071019.BEF.003 ecotype Adirondacks linkage group LG01, ASM2129224v1, whole genome shotgun sequence DNA encodes the following proteins:
- the LOC123972886 gene encoding protein Shroom2-like isoform X3, with protein sequence MERLERPSHQYPPGRLSPTKYISNTEPPCGPGGKRDSGFSCFSSGSSPSLHDVSTSGRKGTGSENIFFKGLHSEGPQQAERPRYLQPTLGNGGWEGSRAEEPASRVSIAGRPTSGPVWQVPEKKSQSPPPPLPPLRSDSFAATKVFPYSEGPSGPAKAKGRSIEKLTENNDQNGLRAHQEKTSEARRSFNPLPTKDFLHPNTAADHNHNQLHPNKLFSLSSSDIRQSHYTQPPAHLRQYSDESPLYLKTRSAPPTKIQSVGSYYRSLQDLPTRAFSRKQVRHSTASMASSAANPNLENGEHNRYYSLASKQAAELYARQGKAEGWRGQTEKPQWINGKEPGFPSSLKTNFKAKYSLPQSQIPYSENKERNAHSHPGNGLHYDRQSSELSVRSRSPEDSAKRGEGHSKDVKRPFPTHLSNDHKVNVSRQQDPWVPQEDHRISPLKTPLLHSLAQESRTLAERQPASMTAGVVSSQDAGDPVAVSSGKSNRRSDRYATTLRNEILQKRAQLQKSRSAATLTCEAEDEEAEEWRSTKTSTSCGVSFSNTYKDHLKEAQARVLQATSFQRRDLEPLGPEAAVVKISNGRVRGRKRFPLAKRTHSFSEPDKIDKVGVEGEPQAGSFGERRRFFEAKPAFSRPTLKSSQGTNTNADLGETGKPKERSPPGESEEANPSAETTNRLSPGHKQVLLEQQRLGTFAEYQATWNKQKKSVEGKTQGRFHSAENILDADAEEKAACIHERSRSSPSADFYTQNIPSSWGDPHSQQSSYPIRGKTESRQRYQPDHSPQSAPSASRNEGPVPGLTDHRTKPETANPSHTAHSSGPCSISPNPGSQHPSQLPQTKGLLPPPRPHLGPETTSSSQEFLAGAQADPAALQPLSSSSSDTQHHATAQNSSAGPAPASSPHLSRTRADMCTEGVENEEEKEQPQPPSSSSCTAARSLPADQARPPSPQFAPLRLTDRPPAVFVQDDSTLRSENDWKLPAEMDVNSPGRKVPVRIVHAESSSEREGRAYLLQSSETGSVEPPPLIPSLSATERPASSLFSAYTPKTDQDQAKAASVQESVPESSSAGSRHSEEDAKREELARDIMGKDKSLVDILDQSGRMTTMDLMEGLFPAEEQILQRRRASAGSRLLTSSPRSTDRREEEDLSGSAAASLVPSSSYYNTSAPKAELLIKMKDMQEQMEEQDSEDELDVDLASKKQELISSLAEKLGVLREARHSLQEDVEDNEALGREVEATVQRLCQPNQLDKFRMFVGDLDKVVSLLLSLSGRLARVENALNSLEDEAPPEEKRTLTEKRKLLMRQHEDAKELKENLDRRERLVSGIMEAHLEAESLDDYRHFVKMKSALIIEQRKLEDKIKLGEEQLKCLVDSLPLEQRPLL encoded by the exons ATGGAGAGACTGGAACGTCCCTCTCATCAGTACCCACCTGGTCGTCTTTCCCCAACTAAGTACATCAGCAACACTGAGCCGCCCTGTGGACCGGGAGGCAAAAGAGACTCCGGCTTCAGTTGTTTCTCTAGTGGCTCCAGCCCTTCTCTTCATGACGTAAGCACATCTGGTAGGAAGGGTACCGgctctgaaaacattttcttcaagGGCCTTCATAGTGAAGGGCCTCAGCAGGCCGAGCGGCCAAGGTACCTGCAGCCCACACTGGGGAATGGAGGTTGGGAGGGGTCACGGGCTGAGGAGCCTGCCTCGCGGGTCTCCATTGCAGGGAGACCCACCTCCGGCCCTGTGTGGCAGGTACCAGAGAAGAAGTCCCAGTCCCCTCCTCCCCCACTTCCTCCCCTGCGCAGTGACAGTTTTGCCGCCACAAAGGTGTTCCCTTACTCTGAAGGGCCTAGTGGTCCAGCAAAGGCCAAAGGCAGGTCAATTGAAaaactgacagaaaataatGATCAGAATGGCCTCAGAGCTCACCAGGAGAAAACCTCAGAGGCCAGACGTAGCTTCAACCCCCTACCCACCAAAGACTTCCTCCATCCTAACACGGCAGCTGACCACAACCACAACCAGCTGCACCCCAACAAACTCTTCTCCTTATCCAGCAGTGACATCAGACAGTCTCATTACACCCAACCGCCTGCCCACCTGAGACAATACAGTGACGAAAGTCCCCTCTACCTGAAGACCAGGTCAGCTCCTCCCACCAAGATTCAGAGTGTAGGAAGCTACTATCGCAGCCTCCAGGATCTACCCACAAGAGCCTTCAGCCGCAAACAGGTCCGACACTCCACAGCGTCCATGGCAAGTTCTGCTGCAAACCCAAATCTGGAGAATGGGGAGCACAACAGATACTACAGCCTAGCAAGCAAGCAAGCTGCTGAGCTATACGCCAGGCAGGGCAAAGCAGAGGGCTGGAGGGGGCAAACAGAGAAACCCCAGTGGATAAACGGTAAAGAGCCAGGCTTCCCAAGTTCCCTGAAGACGAACTTTAAGGCAAAGTACTCTCTACCTCAGTCCCAGATACCTTACAGTGAAAATAAGGAGCGCAATGCCCATTCTCATCCAGGAAATGGTCTACATTATGACCGACAATCCTCTGAACTTTCTGTTCGAAGCCGCAGCCCAGAGGATTCTGCAAAGAGAGGGGAAGGACACTCTAAAGACGTGAAAAGGCCCTTTCCAACTCATCTGAGTAACGATCATAAGGTCAACGTTTCAAGGCAGCAAGACCCATGGGTGCCTCAAGAAGATCACAGAATATCCCCCCTCAAAACCCCACTCCTCCACTCCCTGGCCCAGGAGAGTAGGACTCTGGCTGAGAGGCAACCGGCATCTATGACCGCGGGTGTCGTGTCCAGCCAGGATGCCGGAGACCCCGTGGCCGTCAGCAGTGGAAAATCAAATCGGCGGAGCGACCGTTACGCCACCACCCTCCGCAATGAGATCCTGCAGAAGCGAGCCCAGCTGCAGAAGAGCCGCAGTGCTGCAACCCTGACATGCGAAGCGGAGGatgaggaggcagaggagtggAGATCCACAAAGACTTCCACGTCTTGCGGTGTGTCCTTCTCCAACACCTATAAGGATCACCTGAAAGAGGCACAGGCCAGGGTCCTCCAGGCTACCTCCTTCCAAAGACGGGACCTTGAGCCCCTTGGGCCAGAGGCGGCGGTAGTTAAAATCTCCAATGGACGCGTCAGAGGTCGTAAGCGCTTCCCCCTGGCCAAGAGGACGCACTCCTTCTCAGAGCCTGACAAGATAGACAAAGTAGGAGTGGAGGGAGAACCTCAAGCAGGCTCTTTCGGAGAGCGGAGGAGGTTCTTTGAGGCCAAACCGGCATTTTCCAGGCCTACACTGAAGTCCAGTCAGGGTACAAACACGAATGCAGATCTTGGTGAGACGGGCAAACCCAAAGAGAGATCTCCCCCTGGAGAATCTGAGGAGGCTAACCCATCTGCCGAAACCACCAACCGCCTCAGCCCTGGACACAAACAGGTCTTACTGGAGCAGCAGAGGCTCGGGACCTTTGCTGAGTATCAGGCCACGTGGAACAAACAGAAGAAGTCAGTAGAGGGAAAGACACAAGGGAGGTTTCACTCAGCGGAGAACATCTTAGATGCAGATGCCGAGGAGAAGGCTGCATGCATCCATGAGAGATCCCGATCTTCTCCCTCTGCAGACTTCTATACACAG AATATTCCTTCATCATGGGGAGACCCTCACAGCCAGCAGAGCAGTTACCCCATCAG AGGAAAAACGGAGAGCAGGCAGCGATACCAGCCCGACCACAGCCCACAGTCGGCCCCGTCAGCCTCCAGAAATGAGGGCCCAGTCCCAGGCCTCACTGACCACAGGACCAAACCAGAGACTGCCAATCCCTCCCACACCGCACACTCCTCAGGCCCTTGCAGCATTAGCCCCAACCCTGGCTCCCAGCACCCATCTCAGCTTCCACAAACTAAGGGCCTCCTGCCGCCGCCCAGGCCCCATTTAGGCCCAGAAACCACATCCTCCTCCCAGGAATTCCTCGCTGGCGCCCAGGCAGATCCGGCAGCGCTCCAGCCTCTgtccagctccagctctgaCACCCAGCACCATGCTACTGCCCAGAACTCCTCCGCCGGCCCCGCCCCGGCCAGCTCTCCACACCTCAGCAGGACCAGAGCAGACATGTGCACAGAAGGTGTAGAAAACGAGGAAGAGAAGGAGCAGCCACAGCCACCTTCCTCGTCCTCCTGTACGGCCGCTCGGTCTCTTCCCGCAGATCAAGCGCGACCTCCCTCGCCACAGTTTGCACCGCTGAGACTCACCGACAGACCGCCGGCCGTGTTCGTGCAGGATGACTCAACGCTCAG GTCAGAAAATGATTGGAAGCTCCCAGCTGAGATGGATGTGAACAGTCCGGGGAGGAAAGTCCCTGTGAGGATCGTCCACGCCGAGAGCAGCTCGGAGCGAGAGGGCCGGGCCTACCTGCTTCAGAGCAGCGAGACCGGTAGCGTCGAACCGCCACCCCTCATCCCCTCCCTGAGCGCCACAGAGCGCCCGGCCTCGTCTCTGTTCAGCGCCTACACCCCCAAGACTGATCAGGACCAGGCTAAGGCAGCGTCAGTCCAGGAGTCAGTCCCTGAGTCGAGTTCAGCGGGGTCTCGGCACTCAGAGGAAGACGCCAAGAGAGAGGAGCTGGCCAGGGACATCATGGGTAAAGACAAGTCCCTGGTGGACATCTTGGACCAGAGCGGCAGGATGACCACCATGGACCTGATGGAAGGACTCTTCCCAGCAGAGGAGCAGATCCTCCAGCGCAGGAGGGCCTCCGCTGGCTCCAGGCTGCTCACCTCATCCCCAAGGAGCACAGACAG gagggaggaggaggacctgTCTGGATCAGCTGCAGCCTCCCTGGTCCCCAGCTCCTCTTATTACAACACGTCGGCTCCCAAAGCTGAGCTCCTCATCAAGATGAAGGACATGCAGGAGCAGATGGAGGAGCAGGACTCTGAAGATGAACTGGACGTCGACCTCGCCAGTAAAAAG CAAGAGCTGATCTCCAGCCTGGCAGAGAAGCTAGGGGTGCTGCGGGAAGCTCGGCACAGCCTGCAGGAAGACGTGGAGGACAATGAGGCTCTGGGCCGTGAGGTGGAGGCCACCGTGCAGCGCCTCTGTCAGCCCAATCAGCTCGACAAGTTCCGCATGTTCGTGGGTGACCTGGACAAGGTGGTGAGCCTGCTGCTGTCGCTGTCGGGGCGGCTCGCCCGGGTGGAGAACGCTCTCAACAGCCTGGAGGACGAAGCCCCGCCAGAGGAGAAG AGAACCCTGACAGAGAAGCGCAAGCTGCTGATGCGACAGCACGAGGACGCCAAGGAGCTGAAGGAGAACCTGGACCGCCGGGAGCGTCTGGTTTCTGGCATCATGGAGGCCCACCTGGAAGCGGAGAGCCTGGACGACTACCGCCACTTTGTGAAGATGAAGTCGGCCCTCATCATCGAGCAGCGTAAACTAGAGGACAAGATCAAGCTGGGCGAGGAGCAGCTGAAGTGCCTGGTGGACAGTCTGCCGCTGGAGCAGAGGCCGCTGCTCTGA